GGAACGCGGTCGCCGCGATCAGCTCCGGCTTGCCCACGAAGTTCGCCCGCATGTCCGCGGTCGGGAACAAGCGCGGCAGCCGCTCGTAGAACTCGAGGTCGTGGCCGATGATCGCGGTCACCGGCGCCTGCATGGTCTTGTCCACGTTGCCCGGCGTCAGACACGGGCGCAGCCGCTCCTTGGCCTCGCGCGAGGTGGCGAACAGCACCCGCATCGGGCTGCAGTTGGCGCTGGTCGGCCCCAGCGCGGCCAGCTCGTACACCTGGCGGAGCAGCGACTCGGGCACCGGGCGGTCGAGAAACGCGCGGTGCGTGCGCGCGGTGCGGAAGATGCGATCGAGGGCGT
This portion of the Candidatus Methylomirabilota bacterium genome encodes:
- a CDS encoding malonic semialdehyde reductase gives rise to the protein MTNDDALDRIFRTARTHRAFLDRPVPESLLRQVYELAALGPTSANCSPMRVLFATSREAKERLRPCLTPGNVDKTMQAPVTAIIGHDLEFYERLPRLFPTADMRANFVGKPELIAATAFRNGSLQGAYLMVAARALGLDCGAMSGFDNSKVDAAFFPDGTVKSNFLCNLGYGDPAKLSPSRPPRLPFDEACRVI